A window from Ignavibacteriota bacterium encodes these proteins:
- the glgP gene encoding alpha-glucan family phosphorylase, whose product MVNFIGNFSVIPSLPEKLEPLREIAYNVYWSWNHDAQELFWRLDRDLWESTNHNPVMMLGKISQKKLNEMTEDDGFVSHMNRVYLQLNIYLEDSTWYQKKYGSAETPFIAYFSAEFGLTECLQIYSGGLGVLAGDHLKSASDLGIPLVGIGLCYKEGYFQQYLAADGWQQEQYPISDFLNLPMTLVTTEDNSPVKISLDFPGRQVYFQIWKIQVGRVPLYLLDTNVPENNDEDKKITRALYGGNKETRIQQEIILGIGGIRALHELNIKPLVCHMNEGHSAFLALERIRLLIQKGLTFDQAKDIGNFSNIFTTHTPVPAGIDVFGNDMVESYFGKYYREELKISDKQFYQLGTIIQNKPPANFNMAHLAMNMAGMVNGVSKLHGVVSKKMWTQGFPDIPFDEIPIEHITNGIHTRSHLSSEMSELLTRYLGEDFASGNGDNDAWKAVDEIPDEELWNTHERRRERLVSFARKRLRKQLISRGASSIEIDAAKEVLNPSALTIGFARRFATYKRATLILRDIERLSDLLTNPDRPVQFIIAGKAHPQDEEGKKLIQELVSISKDPLFRKRIVFLENYDMNIARYMVEGCDVWLNNPRRPLEASGTSGMKIIANGGLNFSILDGWWDEAYQRELGWKIGNGEEYQNTDYQDEIESRLIYETLEKEIVTTFYDRGEDKLPRKWIHMMKESMKNLGPVFNTNRMVSEYTDKYYNKALNRRKFILENDWDEAKKFSKWKAGLLKNWKSIKFVSVSEENPKTEMKVDSSYKISCEVELGKLSPNDVDIQIYYGKIDNRNDANSNSFVIMNYVKTNEEVGIHTFSGEIRCNNTGHFGYTLRILPKHSLLNNPFELNLIHWA is encoded by the coding sequence ATGGTCAATTTTATTGGAAATTTTAGTGTAATTCCTTCTTTGCCGGAAAAATTAGAACCGTTAAGAGAAATTGCATATAACGTTTATTGGAGTTGGAATCATGATGCGCAAGAACTTTTTTGGAGATTAGACCGTGATTTATGGGAAAGTACAAATCACAATCCGGTTATGATGCTTGGGAAAATTAGTCAAAAAAAATTAAATGAGATGACTGAAGATGACGGATTTGTTTCTCACATGAATAGAGTTTATTTGCAGTTAAATATTTATTTAGAAGACTCAACTTGGTATCAGAAAAAATATGGATCTGCTGAAACACCATTTATTGCATATTTTTCCGCTGAATTTGGATTAACTGAATGTCTGCAAATTTATTCCGGAGGTTTAGGAGTTTTAGCTGGAGATCATCTAAAATCCGCAAGTGATCTAGGTATTCCTTTAGTTGGAATTGGCTTATGTTACAAAGAAGGATATTTTCAGCAGTATTTAGCTGCTGATGGATGGCAGCAAGAACAATATCCAATTTCTGATTTTTTAAATTTACCAATGACATTAGTTACAACTGAAGATAATTCACCAGTCAAAATTTCTTTAGATTTTCCCGGTAGACAAGTTTATTTCCAAATTTGGAAAATCCAAGTTGGAAGAGTTCCGTTGTATTTATTAGACACAAATGTTCCGGAAAACAATGACGAAGACAAAAAAATTACTCGTGCACTTTATGGTGGAAATAAAGAAACAAGAATTCAGCAAGAAATAATTCTTGGAATTGGTGGAATTAGAGCTTTACACGAATTAAATATAAAACCTTTAGTTTGCCACATGAACGAAGGGCATTCTGCATTTTTAGCTTTAGAAAGAATTCGTTTACTAATACAAAAAGGATTAACATTTGATCAAGCAAAAGATATAGGAAATTTCTCTAATATATTCACAACTCATACACCGGTTCCCGCCGGTATTGATGTTTTTGGAAATGATATGGTTGAGTCATATTTCGGAAAATATTACAGAGAAGAATTAAAAATTTCTGATAAACAGTTTTACCAATTGGGAACAATTATTCAAAATAAACCTCCGGCAAACTTTAATATGGCACATTTAGCAATGAATATGGCGGGAATGGTAAACGGAGTAAGTAAACTTCATGGTGTTGTTTCAAAAAAAATGTGGACTCAAGGATTTCCGGATATTCCCTTTGATGAAATTCCGATTGAACATATTACTAACGGAATTCACACACGTTCGCATTTATCTTCGGAAATGTCTGAACTTTTAACAAGATATTTGGGTGAAGATTTTGCTTCCGGAAATGGTGATAACGATGCTTGGAAAGCTGTTGATGAAATTCCCGATGAAGAATTATGGAATACGCACGAAAGAAGACGAGAAAGATTGGTTTCGTTTGCTCGTAAGAGATTGAGAAAGCAACTTATTTCCAGAGGTGCTTCAAGCATAGAAATTGATGCTGCAAAGGAAGTTCTTAATCCTTCCGCACTAACAATTGGTTTTGCCAGAAGATTTGCAACTTACAAACGTGCAACATTAATTTTAAGAGATATTGAAAGACTTTCGGACCTTTTAACAAATCCCGATCGACCGGTGCAATTTATAATTGCGGGAAAAGCACATCCTCAAGATGAAGAAGGTAAAAAATTAATTCAAGAATTGGTTTCAATATCAAAAGATCCACTCTTTAGAAAAAGAATTGTTTTCTTGGAAAATTACGATATGAACATTGCACGATATATGGTTGAAGGCTGTGATGTTTGGTTAAATAATCCAAGAAGACCTTTGGAAGCTAGCGGAACTTCCGGAATGAAAATAATTGCAAACGGAGGTTTGAATTTTAGCATTTTAGATGGCTGGTGGGATGAAGCATATCAAAGAGAATTAGGCTGGAAGATTGGAAATGGCGAAGAATATCAAAATACTGATTATCAAGATGAGATTGAATCCCGCCTAATTTATGAAACTTTAGAAAAAGAAATTGTTACTACTTTTTACGATAGAGGTGAAGATAAACTTCCAAGGAAATGGATTCACATGATGAAAGAATCAATGAAAAATCTTGGTCCAGTTTTCAATACTAATAGAATGGTTTCTGAATACACGGATAAGTATTATAACAAAGCTTTGAATAGAAGAAAATTCATATTAGAAAATGATTGGGATGAGGCGAAGAAATTTTCTAAATGGAAAGCTGGATTATTAAAAAATTGGAAAAGTATTAAATTCGTAAGCGTTTCCGAAGAAAATCCAAAAACAGAGATGAAAGTTGATTCATCATATAAAATTAGTTGTGAAGTTGAATTAGGAAAACTTTCACCTAATGACGTTGATATTCAAATTTATTACGGAAAAATCGATAATAGAAACGATGCAAATTCAAATAGTTTTGTTATTATGAATTATGTTAAAACTAATGAGGAAGTTGGTATTCATACATTTTCCGGTGAAATTAGATGTAACAATACCGGTCACTTTGGTTATACTTTACGAATTTTGCCAAAACATAGTTTGTTAAATAATCCTTTTGAA
- a CDS encoding glycerol-3-phosphate acyltransferase has protein sequence MTLSILLIITYIIGSFPTGFIVLKITHNLDIRKVGSGNVGTLNSFEVTNSKKIGIFVLFVDLIKGIISIILAKLLIPNDFFAAVLALNSAVLGHCYSIWIKFSGGRGLATAAGGALVLSPAILIIWLFNWVIMKKISSNIHVSNFGATIMVIIFSIFFSEELNLITFPPAEEGLIFIFSISLLMFIILTKHITPLKEIIYKN, from the coding sequence ATGACATTATCGATTCTTTTAATAATAACTTACATTATCGGATCATTTCCAACAGGATTTATCGTTCTAAAAATAACTCATAATTTAGATATTCGAAAAGTCGGTTCCGGAAATGTTGGAACATTAAATTCTTTTGAAGTTACAAATTCTAAGAAAATTGGAATTTTTGTACTTTTTGTTGATTTGATCAAAGGAATAATTTCTATAATATTGGCAAAATTACTAATTCCAAATGATTTCTTTGCAGCCGTTTTAGCTTTAAATTCAGCAGTTTTAGGTCATTGCTATTCAATTTGGATAAAATTTTCCGGAGGTAGAGGTTTAGCAACTGCAGCTGGTGGAGCGTTAGTTTTATCTCCGGCAATTTTAATAATTTGGTTATTTAACTGGGTAATTATGAAAAAAATTAGTTCAAATATTCATGTATCAAATTTTGGGGCAACAATAATGGTAATCATTTTTTCAATATTTTTTTCGGAAGAACTAAATTTAATTACATTTCCACCAGCGGAAGAAGGATTAATTTTTATATTTTCCATATCTTTACTGATGTTTATAATTCTAACAAAACACATTACTCCTTTAAAAGAAATTATTTACAAAAATTAG